The Meiothermus sp. genome segment CCGGGGGCAGATCGGACAGGCTTTCCAGGCCAAACATTTCTAAAAACCGCTCGGTGGTTCCAAACAGTTTGGGTCGTCCAACAGCGTCTTTTTCGCCCACAACCTGTACCAGCTGGCGCTCCAACAGCCCGTCCAGAACCCCCTCCACACTTTTGCCCCGCAAGGCTTCCAACTCGGCCCGGGTGAGGGGTTGCTGATAGGCTATCAAGGCCAGTACCTCGAGGGCTGCCTTGGAGATGCGTGGGGGGGTCGGGCGCAACACCTGCTCGACCGCCGTAAGGTGTAGGGGGTGCACTACCAGCCGCCAGCCCCCCGCCACGCGCTCGAGCTGTACACCCGACTGGCCGCCGGCGAGGTCGTGCTCGAGGGCCACAATGGCCCTGGTGAGGGCTTCCTCGGTGCCCAGGGGGCTCAGGTCACGAAGGGAGAGCGGCCTTCCGGCAGCGAACAACACGGCTAAAATCTGGGCTTTGAGGGTCTGGGTGTCCATAGATACGAGAGATACAGATATGACAGATGTGGTTATTTCACCACCAATCTAGCTTCCAGAGGCTATACTAGAGTGAGTATGCCAACCTATCAATACAAGGCCAGGGATCGCCAGGGGCGGTTGATCAATGCCGTCATCGAAGCGGACGATATGCGCACGGCAGCCCGTAGCCTGCGTGAAAAAGGTTTGTTCATCGCTGAAATCAAGGAACCCGGCAAAGGTTTACAGGCTGAGATTAAGCTGCCCGGTCTAGAACCCCAGCCTGGACTGAAGGATTTGGCTATCTTCAGTCGTCAGTTGGCCACCATGCTTAATGCGGGTCTGCCCATCGTGCAGGCCCTGGCCATTCTGGAAAAGCAGACCGAGAAAAAGAAGTTCCAGGCCATACTCAAAGAAATCCGCACCGAGGTGGAGGGCGGGGCCAACTTCAGCGAAGCCCTCAGCAAGCACAAGCTCTTCAGCCGCCTTTACATCAACCTTGTGCGGGCAGGCGAGACCTCAGGCACGCTCGACGCCATCCTGGACAGGCTGGCGACCTTCCTGGAAAACGAGCTGGCCCTAATCGGTAAGATTCGCTCGGCCCTGACCTACCCGGCCATCGTGTTCGTATTTGCGGTGGGCGTAACCTACTTCCTGCTGACCGGCATTGTGCCGCAGTTTGCCCAGATCCTGACCGGTCTGGGTTCGGAGCTGCCCCTCCTGACCCGCGCCCTGATGAGCATCTCCGATTTTTTACGCCAGGGCACTATTTTTATCGTGCTGATTGCGGTGGCACTCTTTTTTGCCTACCGGGCCTACTACCGAACCGATAAGGGGCGACACCAGATCGATCAGATCAAGCTCAAGCTGCCGGTATTTGGCAACCTGATGAAGAAAAGCGCGCTGGCCCGCTTTTCCCGTACCTTCGGTCTGCTTATCTCGAGCGGTGTGAACATCGTGGAGGCCCTGGACATTACTAAGGGCACTGCCGGGAATGCCATTGTGGAGGATATCCTCGAGCAGACCAAAATCGCCATCCAGGCCGGTGAGCCGGTTTATACCACCATCCAGGCCCACCCGCAGGTCTTCCCACCCATGGTGAGCTCGATGATCGCCATCGGTGAAGAGACCGGTGCGCTGGACACCATGCTCACCAAAATCGCCGACTTCTATGAGCGCGAGGTAGACGAAGCGGTGAGCGCCCTGACCGCCGCCATCGAGCCCCTGATGATCATCTTCCTGGGCTTTATCGTAGGCGTGATTGTGGCCGGGATGTTCCTGCCGCTCTTCAAGATCATCGGGACGCTTTCAACGCAATAATCCTGTCTGCAACCCCAGAAGTAATCGGCATCACCGATAACCGGTTGCCCCGGCGAAGCAAAATAAGCTCGTCGGGGCTGAACTTTGCCCGCAAGACCTCGAGGGTGAGCATCTGCTTATATTTCTCCACAAAACCCACCCGCACCGTCCACCAGCGCGGGTTGTCCTCTGAACTCTTGGGGTCGAAGTAGGGCGATTGGGGGTCGAACTGGCTGGGGTCGGCAATATGGGTCTCGAGAACCCGGCAAAGCCCCACGATGCCGGGCGGTTCGGTGCTGGAGTGATAAAAAAAAGCCAGGTCGCCTACCTGCATGGCCATGAGAAAATTGCGAGCCTGGTAGTTGCGTACCCCGTCCCAGAGGGTGGTTTTTTGTTTTTTCAGGTCGTCTATACTGAATACGTCGGGTTCCGACTTGAGCAGCCAGTAGTTCATACCAGGCCAGTTTAGC includes the following:
- the scpB gene encoding SMC-Scp complex subunit ScpB, with the translated sequence MDTQTLKAQILAVLFAAGRPLSLRDLSPLGTEEALTRAIVALEHDLAGGQSGVQLERVAGGWRLVVHPLHLTAVEQVLRPTPPRISKAALEVLALIAYQQPLTRAELEALRGKSVEGVLDGLLERQLVQVVGEKDAVGRPKLFGTTERFLEMFGLESLSDLPPVGEGPVLLLRS
- a CDS encoding type II secretion system F family protein, with protein sequence MPTYQYKARDRQGRLINAVIEADDMRTAARSLREKGLFIAEIKEPGKGLQAEIKLPGLEPQPGLKDLAIFSRQLATMLNAGLPIVQALAILEKQTEKKKFQAILKEIRTEVEGGANFSEALSKHKLFSRLYINLVRAGETSGTLDAILDRLATFLENELALIGKIRSALTYPAIVFVFAVGVTYFLLTGIVPQFAQILTGLGSELPLLTRALMSISDFLRQGTIFIVLIAVALFFAYRAYYRTDKGRHQIDQIKLKLPVFGNLMKKSALARFSRTFGLLISSGVNIVEALDITKGTAGNAIVEDILEQTKIAIQAGEPVYTTIQAHPQVFPPMVSSMIAIGEETGALDTMLTKIADFYEREVDEAVSALTAAIEPLMIIFLGFIVGVIVAGMFLPLFKIIGTLSTQ
- a CDS encoding EVE domain-containing protein; its protein translation is MNYWLLKSEPDVFSIDDLKKQKTTLWDGVRNYQARNFLMAMQVGDLAFFYHSSTEPPGIVGLCRVLETHIADPSQFDPQSPYFDPKSSEDNPRWWTVRVGFVEKYKQMLTLEVLRAKFSPDELILLRRGNRLSVMPITSGVADRIIALKASR